Proteins encoded together in one Ammospiza nelsoni isolate bAmmNel1 chromosome Z, bAmmNel1.pri, whole genome shotgun sequence window:
- the ZFYVE16 gene encoding zinc finger FYVE domain-containing protein 16 isoform X2, giving the protein MEREQGLRRLKLPRTETRMDSYFKAAVCDLDKLLDEFEQNTDEYECFRTPQNPYDSKLSSVLDCLEHAHPTAELPEDPAGCPAPEEGSPCSPAGTRDVLSFSPPKERGVAGPDLLSTVDSGSLNEAEALSLGRCSVPVCDLVSDTADLIPSVAAPEGAQELQPDEFQGSQGPAGCGVSCVPTPVCVTSPGCSGAASTQQRDGDSVLQDSGHLTTQQINDLALKPESYAAGAVLGLRDDQHRTEPVKCNEVLDHPGKTAALDPECVTVTSQSWNAHSPKDEKLPFETQDDSACSAASKEAYGGNAVGKVDPNNGSNADSTPSELPKRHPLHNSSATVPGNHVLPGSSCQIGAEVELEKKGTEENVDKELNRGEMPSSVSSSCMSAEDVQTSLSCLSLPVSMCGSLVVSEEKVNPLPQNAVAEVIGDTVTVHAGESKTHLPGRESCESTSWHEQEDVAEISESIAEESGDGEKYSTENIIDDSDSQQIKAFASAFLEPGAEPYDVGVDTFYDESMSSVMADFTVEDNIIKSDILISDAELDDFLYGQSLQSSVLKSSDNDGNLVEADADGGSLTDLNSLDFTEVNEELMQAKLEEITSINSNLKASVPDNEVEAAAEVTMSQSQGTTESGSGALVSDICIEGARPKQLLDLSQGAAGQKQLNRTSVLERESQECGSVSPEAPLPDTSVNVGNTDPGESSSEAVGNQASESAEPRKAPAALSWKQPLWVPDSEAPNCMNCQAKFTFTKRRHHCRACGKVFCGSCCKRKCKLHYMEKEARVCNGCYDDINKAQAFERMMSPTGPVPNSSVSSEHSSAVASVEEAQIPGGASSPSPSALLPTSALKQPGPEGLCPREQKRVWFADGILPNGEVADTAKLSSGAKRSQESSPESTDLPETPTAANPEEDDLVTDVNQKLREDKMTRMEELHPSVPSEGAEQATPGHSEVVPSGRSVTPGTGECSPAAAEESSPSSEGQSTQAVPVSASSCRALCGVENRVQRDISLLPDGDQLPPLLLALGEKGKGLLVEEHPFHQKVALLLGEGGPNPLTFILNANLLVNVRLMTYSSEKCWCFSTNGLHGLGQAEIVILLQRLPDEDVFPSEIFKLFLDIYKDAMKGKFIKNMENVTFTESFLSSKEHGGFLFVSPTFQELDDHILPDNPFLCGILIHKLEIPWAKVFPIRLMLRLGAEYGAYPTPMVSVRHREPLFRDIGHTIMNLLVDFRNYQYTLHTIDNLFVHVEMGRSCIKIPLRKHSEVMRVINSSNEHVISIGASFNTEADSHLVCVQNKQGLYHTQAISATGQPREGASFVVFNGALKSSSGLLAKSSIVEDGLMVQITQETMEGLRQALRDKKDFRITCGQVDTGDVKEYVDICWVENEEKTNKGILSPVDGESMEGTQSEKAPQYRDFEREGKVMKCTEVYHFAKDREPSSAVPHQFAREIAIACSTALCPHLKTLKNNGMNKIGLRVSIDSDMVEYLAGSGGHLLPQNYLNDLDSALIPVIHSGMSDPTALPLKMELVFFIIEHLS; this is encoded by the exons ATGGAGAGAGAACAAg GTTTAAGAAGGCTAAAGCTTCCTAGAACTGAGACTAGAATGGACAGTTACTTTAAAGCTGCAGTCTGTGACTTGGACAAACTGCTTGATGAATTTGAGCAGAATACAG ATGAATATGAGTGCTTCAGAACCCCTCAAAATCCATACGACTCAAAGCTGTCTTCAGTCCTGGATTGCTTAGAGCATGCAcaccccacagcagagctgccagaggaTCCTGCTGGATGTCCTGCCCCAGAGgagggctctccctgctccccagcaggcACAAGGGATGTGCTCAGCTTCTCACCACCCAAAGAGAGAGGTGTGGCTGGACCTGACCTCTTGTCCACTGTGGACAGCGGCTCCCTAAATGAGGCTGAGGCTCTGAGCCTGGGAAGGTGTAGCGTGCCCGTGTGTGATCTTGTCAGTGACACAGCAGATTTAATCCCCTCGGTGGCTGCTCCGGAAggggctcaggagctgcagccggATGAgttccagggcagccaggggcCCGCTGGCTGTGGCGTGTCTTGTGTCCCCACCCCTGTTTGTGTGACTTCACCTGGCTGCAGCggggctgccagcacacagcagagggatggggactcGGTGTTACAAGATTCAGGGCATCTTACAACACAACAAATTAATGATTTAGCTTTAAAACCAGAAAGTTACGCTGCTGGAGCAGTCCTGGGTCTGCGTGACGATCAACACAGGACAGAACCTGTAAAGTGCAATGAAGTACTTGACCACCCTGGAAAAACTGCTGCCCTGGATCCTGAATGTGTCACTGTAACATCACAGAGTTGGAATGCACACAGTCCCAAAGATGAAAAACTGCCTTTTGAAACACAAGACGACAGTGCGTGCTCTGCAGCAAGCAAAGAAGCATATGGAGGAAATGCCGTAGGAAAAGTGGATCCAAACAATGGGAGTAATGCTGATTCCACGCCTTCAGAGCTGCCAAAGAGGCACCCCCTGCACAACAGCAGTGCAACAGTACCTGGAAATCATGTCTTGCCAGGCTCCTCGTGTCAAATAGGAGCTGAAGTAGAATTGGAAAAGAAAGGCACAGAAGAGAATGTAGATAAAGAACTTAATAGGGGTGAGATGCCAAGCAGTGTTTCCAGTTCATGTATGTCAGCTGAGGATGTCCAGACATCTCTGTCTTGTCTTTCCCTTCCTGTGTCCATGTGTGGTTCCTTAGTTGTATCAGAAGAAAAGGTTAATCCTCTACCTCAAAATGCAGTGGCGGAGGTTATTGGTGATACTGTAACTGTTCATGCTGGAGAGTCTAAAACtcatctccctggcagggaatCCTGTGAAAGTACTAGCTGGCATGAGCAAGAAGATGTAGCTGAAATAAGTGAAAGTATTGCAGAAGAAAGTGGAGATGGAGAGAAATACAGTACTGAGAATATAATTGATGATAGTGATTCTCAGCAAATCaaagcttttgcttctgcttttctaGAGCCTGGAGCTGAGCCATATGATGTTGGTGTAGACACTTTTTATGATGAGAGCATGAGCTCTGTTATGGCTGACTTTACTGTTGAGGACAATATTATTAAAAGTGATATTCTAATAAGCGATGCTGAGCTTGATGATTTCTTGTATGGACAAAGTCTGCAGTCCAGTGTGTTGAAGTCTTCAGACAATGATGGTAACTTGGTAGAAGCTGATGCAGATGGAGGGAGTTTAACAGATCTGAACAGCCTGGATTTCACAGAGGTCAATGAAGAGCTTATGCAGGCAAAACTGGAGGAGATAACAAGCATTAATAGTAACCTTAAAGCATCTGTTCCTGACAATGAAGtggaagctgcagcagaggtCACCATGTCTCAAAGTCAAGGCACGACTGAGAGTGGCAGTGGAGCTCTGGTTTCTGATATTTGTATTGAAGGTGCACGACCAAAGCAGTTGCTTGACCtttcccagggagctgctggtcAGAAACAACTGAATAGAACAAGTGTACTTGAAAGGGAAAGCCAGGAATGTGGTTCTGTTAGCCCAGAAGCTCCCCTCCCAGACACCAGTGTAAATGTTGGTAATACTGACCCTGgggaaagcagctctgaggctgTAGGAAATCAAGCATCGGAAAGCGCTGAGCCACGTAAGGCACCCGCAGCTCTGTCCTGGAAGCAGCCCCTGTGGGTCCCAGACTCAGAGGCACCCAACTGCATGAACTGCCAGGCCAAGTTCACCTTCACAAAGAGACGACACCACTGCCGGGCCTGTGGGAAG GTTTTTTGTGGTAGCTGTTGTAAACGAAAATGCAAACTGCATTACATGGAGAAGGAAGCAAGAGTCTGCAATGGCTGTTATGATGATATTAATAAAG CACAGGCATTTGAAAGGATGATGAGTCCAACTGGTCCTGTCCCCAATTCCAGTGTCTCCTCTGAGCATTCTTCTGCTGTTGCATCTGTAGAGGAGGCCCAGATACCTGGGGGTGCCAGCTCTCCTTCACCATCTGCACTGTTGCCTACCTCAGCACTTAAACAACCTGGTCCTGAAG ggctgtgccccagagAGCAGAAGAGGGTTTGGTTTGCAGATGGTATTCTGCCAAACGGCGAGGTGGCAGACACAGCAAAGCTGTCCTCAGGAGCAAAGAGGTCACAGGAATCCAGCCCAGAGAGCACAGACCTGCCCGAGACGCCCACG GCTGCAAACCCAGAGGAAGATGACCTGGTAACTGATGTGAATCAAAAACTGAGGGAAGATAAGATGACAAGGATGGAGGAATTACATCCTTCTGTACCTTCAGAGGGTGCAGAGCAGGCCACGCCTGGCCACAGTGAGGTGGTACCTAGTGGCAGATCTGTCACTCCAGGCACTGGAGAGtgttcccctgcagcagcagaggagagcagtCCTAGTTCAGAGGGTCAGAGcacacaggctgtgcctgtCTCTGCTTCAAGCTGCAGAGCACTCTGTGGGGTGGAGAACCGGGTGCAACGAGACATCAGCCTTCTTCCTGATGGTGATCAGCTGCCTCCACTTCTGCTTGCACTGGGTGAAAAAGGGAAAG GTCTTCTGGTGGAGGAACATCCATTTCACCAAAAGGTCGCCTTGCTGCTTGGGGAAGGAGGTCCTAATCCATTGACTTTTATTCTAAATGCAAACTTGCTTGTCAATGTGAGGCTAATGACAT ATTCCTCAGAAAAGTGCTGGTGCTTCTCAACAAATGGACTGCATGGTTTGGGTCAGGCAGAAATTGTCATTCTGTTGCAGCGTTTGCCAGATGAAGATGTTTTCCCTAGTGaaatattcaaattatttcttGACATCTATAAAGATGCAATGAAAG GAAAGTTCataaaaaatatggaaaacGTTACTTTTACAGAAAGCTTTCTCAGCAGCAAAGAGCATGGTGGATTCCTGTTTGTTTCACCAACTTTTCAGGAACTTGATGATCACATTCTACCAGATAACCCTTTTCTTTGTGGCATTCTTATCCATAAGCTGGAAATACCCTGGGCAAAAGTGTTTCCAATACGTTTGATGCTGAGATTGGGAGCAGAATATGGGG CCTATCCAACTCCCATGGTAAGTGTCAGGCACCGGGAGCCGCTCTTCAGAGACATTGGACACACGATTATGAACCTGCTTGTT GACTTCAGAAATTACCAGTATACTTTGCATACCATAGACAACCTGTTTGTCCATGTGGAAATGGGTAGAAGCTGTATTAAAATACCTCTGAGGAAGCACAGTGAG GTGATGAGAGTGATCAATTCCTCTAATGAACATGTAATTAGCATTGGAGCCAGTTTCAATACCGAGGCAGACTCTCACCTGGTGTGTGTGCAGAACAAGCAGGGCCTCTATCACACACAGGCCATCAGTGCCACgggacagcccagggaag GTGCAAGTTTTGTGGTGTTTAATGGAGCCTTAAAATCATCTTCAGGACTTTTAGCTAAATCCAGTATAGTTGAAG ATGGGCTGATGGTACAAATAACACAAGAAACCATGGAAGGCCTACGTCAGGCATTAAGAGACAAGAAGGACTTCAGGATAACCTGTGGACAAGTGGATACAGGGGACGTGAAGGAATACGTAGATATTTGCTGGgtagaaaatgaagagaaaacaaacaaagg AATTTTGAGCCCAGTTGATGGAGAATCAATGGAAGGAACTCAGAGTGAGAAAGCACCACAGTACAGAGACTTcgaaagagagggaaaagttATGAAGTGCACTGAA GTTTACCATTTTGCAAAGGATCGTGAACCCTCCAGTGCTGTTCCCCACCAGTTTGCAAGAGAGATTGCCattgcctgcagcactgctctttgCCCTCACCTTAAAACCTTGAAAAATAATGGGATGAATAAGATAGGACTCAGAGTTTCCATCGACTCAGACATG GTTGAGTACTTAGCAGGATCTGGAGGGCACCTTCTCCCACAGAACTACCTGAATGACTTGGACAGTGCTCTGATTCCTGTGATTCACAGTGGAATGTCAGATCCTACAGCTCTGCCACTGAAAATGGAATTAGTGTTTTTCATTATAGAACACCTGTCTTGA
- the ZFYVE16 gene encoding zinc finger FYVE domain-containing protein 16 isoform X3: MDSYFKAAVCDLDKLLDEFEQNTDEYECFRTPQNPYDSKLSSVLDCLEHAHPTAELPEDPAGCPAPEEGSPCSPAGTRDVLSFSPPKERGVAGPDLLSTVDSGSLNEAEALSLGRCSVPVCDLVSDTADLIPSVAAPEGAQELQPDEFQGSQGPAGCGVSCVPTPVCVTSPGCSGAASTQQRDGDSVLQDSGHLTTQQINDLALKPESYAAGAVLGLRDDQHRTEPVKCNEVLDHPGKTAALDPECVTVTSQSWNAHSPKDEKLPFETQDDSACSAASKEAYGGNAVGKVDPNNGSNADSTPSELPKRHPLHNSSATVPGNHVLPGSSCQIGAEVELEKKGTEENVDKELNRGEMPSSVSSSCMSAEDVQTSLSCLSLPVSMCGSLVVSEEKVNPLPQNAVAEVIGDTVTVHAGESKTHLPGRESCESTSWHEQEDVAEISESIAEESGDGEKYSTENIIDDSDSQQIKAFASAFLEPGAEPYDVGVDTFYDESMSSVMADFTVEDNIIKSDILISDAELDDFLYGQSLQSSVLKSSDNDGNLVEADADGGSLTDLNSLDFTEVNEELMQAKLEEITSINSNLKASVPDNEVEAAAEVTMSQSQGTTESGSGALVSDICIEGARPKQLLDLSQGAAGQKQLNRTSVLERESQECGSVSPEAPLPDTSVNVGNTDPGESSSEAVGNQASESAEPRKAPAALSWKQPLWVPDSEAPNCMNCQAKFTFTKRRHHCRACGKVFCGSCCKRKCKLHYMEKEARVCNGCYDDINKAQAFERMMSPTGPVPNSSVSSEHSSAVASVEEAQIPGGASSPSPSALLPTSALKQPGPEGLCPREQKRVWFADGILPNGEVADTAKLSSGAKRSQESSPESTDLPETPTAANPEEDDLVTDVNQKLREDKMTRMEELHPSVPSEGAEQATPGHSEVVPSGRSVTPGTGECSPAAAEESSPSSEGQSTQAVPVSASSCRALCGVENRVQRDISLLPDGDQLPPLLLALGEKGKGLLVEEHPFHQKVALLLGEGGPNPLTFILNANLLVNVRLMTYSSEKCWCFSTNGLHGLGQAEIVILLQRLPDEDVFPSEIFKLFLDIYKDAMKGKFIKNMENVTFTESFLSSKEHGGFLFVSPTFQELDDHILPDNPFLCGILIHKLEIPWAKVFPIRLMLRLGAEYGAYPTPMVSVRHREPLFRDIGHTIMNLLVDFRNYQYTLHTIDNLFVHVEMGRSCIKIPLRKHSEVMRVINSSNEHVISIGASFNTEADSHLVCVQNKQGLYHTQAISATGQPREVTGASFVVFNGALKSSSGLLAKSSIVEDGLMVQITQETMEGLRQALRDKKDFRITCGQVDTGDVKEYVDICWVENEEKTNKGILSPVDGESMEGTQSEKAPQYRDFEREGKVMKCTEVYHFAKDREPSSAVPHQFAREIAIACSTALCPHLKTLKNNGMNKIGLRVSIDSDMVEYLAGSGGHLLPQNYLNDLDSALIPVIHSGMSDPTALPLKMELVFFIIEHLS; this comes from the exons ATGGACAGTTACTTTAAAGCTGCAGTCTGTGACTTGGACAAACTGCTTGATGAATTTGAGCAGAATACAG ATGAATATGAGTGCTTCAGAACCCCTCAAAATCCATACGACTCAAAGCTGTCTTCAGTCCTGGATTGCTTAGAGCATGCAcaccccacagcagagctgccagaggaTCCTGCTGGATGTCCTGCCCCAGAGgagggctctccctgctccccagcaggcACAAGGGATGTGCTCAGCTTCTCACCACCCAAAGAGAGAGGTGTGGCTGGACCTGACCTCTTGTCCACTGTGGACAGCGGCTCCCTAAATGAGGCTGAGGCTCTGAGCCTGGGAAGGTGTAGCGTGCCCGTGTGTGATCTTGTCAGTGACACAGCAGATTTAATCCCCTCGGTGGCTGCTCCGGAAggggctcaggagctgcagccggATGAgttccagggcagccaggggcCCGCTGGCTGTGGCGTGTCTTGTGTCCCCACCCCTGTTTGTGTGACTTCACCTGGCTGCAGCggggctgccagcacacagcagagggatggggactcGGTGTTACAAGATTCAGGGCATCTTACAACACAACAAATTAATGATTTAGCTTTAAAACCAGAAAGTTACGCTGCTGGAGCAGTCCTGGGTCTGCGTGACGATCAACACAGGACAGAACCTGTAAAGTGCAATGAAGTACTTGACCACCCTGGAAAAACTGCTGCCCTGGATCCTGAATGTGTCACTGTAACATCACAGAGTTGGAATGCACACAGTCCCAAAGATGAAAAACTGCCTTTTGAAACACAAGACGACAGTGCGTGCTCTGCAGCAAGCAAAGAAGCATATGGAGGAAATGCCGTAGGAAAAGTGGATCCAAACAATGGGAGTAATGCTGATTCCACGCCTTCAGAGCTGCCAAAGAGGCACCCCCTGCACAACAGCAGTGCAACAGTACCTGGAAATCATGTCTTGCCAGGCTCCTCGTGTCAAATAGGAGCTGAAGTAGAATTGGAAAAGAAAGGCACAGAAGAGAATGTAGATAAAGAACTTAATAGGGGTGAGATGCCAAGCAGTGTTTCCAGTTCATGTATGTCAGCTGAGGATGTCCAGACATCTCTGTCTTGTCTTTCCCTTCCTGTGTCCATGTGTGGTTCCTTAGTTGTATCAGAAGAAAAGGTTAATCCTCTACCTCAAAATGCAGTGGCGGAGGTTATTGGTGATACTGTAACTGTTCATGCTGGAGAGTCTAAAACtcatctccctggcagggaatCCTGTGAAAGTACTAGCTGGCATGAGCAAGAAGATGTAGCTGAAATAAGTGAAAGTATTGCAGAAGAAAGTGGAGATGGAGAGAAATACAGTACTGAGAATATAATTGATGATAGTGATTCTCAGCAAATCaaagcttttgcttctgcttttctaGAGCCTGGAGCTGAGCCATATGATGTTGGTGTAGACACTTTTTATGATGAGAGCATGAGCTCTGTTATGGCTGACTTTACTGTTGAGGACAATATTATTAAAAGTGATATTCTAATAAGCGATGCTGAGCTTGATGATTTCTTGTATGGACAAAGTCTGCAGTCCAGTGTGTTGAAGTCTTCAGACAATGATGGTAACTTGGTAGAAGCTGATGCAGATGGAGGGAGTTTAACAGATCTGAACAGCCTGGATTTCACAGAGGTCAATGAAGAGCTTATGCAGGCAAAACTGGAGGAGATAACAAGCATTAATAGTAACCTTAAAGCATCTGTTCCTGACAATGAAGtggaagctgcagcagaggtCACCATGTCTCAAAGTCAAGGCACGACTGAGAGTGGCAGTGGAGCTCTGGTTTCTGATATTTGTATTGAAGGTGCACGACCAAAGCAGTTGCTTGACCtttcccagggagctgctggtcAGAAACAACTGAATAGAACAAGTGTACTTGAAAGGGAAAGCCAGGAATGTGGTTCTGTTAGCCCAGAAGCTCCCCTCCCAGACACCAGTGTAAATGTTGGTAATACTGACCCTGgggaaagcagctctgaggctgTAGGAAATCAAGCATCGGAAAGCGCTGAGCCACGTAAGGCACCCGCAGCTCTGTCCTGGAAGCAGCCCCTGTGGGTCCCAGACTCAGAGGCACCCAACTGCATGAACTGCCAGGCCAAGTTCACCTTCACAAAGAGACGACACCACTGCCGGGCCTGTGGGAAG GTTTTTTGTGGTAGCTGTTGTAAACGAAAATGCAAACTGCATTACATGGAGAAGGAAGCAAGAGTCTGCAATGGCTGTTATGATGATATTAATAAAG CACAGGCATTTGAAAGGATGATGAGTCCAACTGGTCCTGTCCCCAATTCCAGTGTCTCCTCTGAGCATTCTTCTGCTGTTGCATCTGTAGAGGAGGCCCAGATACCTGGGGGTGCCAGCTCTCCTTCACCATCTGCACTGTTGCCTACCTCAGCACTTAAACAACCTGGTCCTGAAG ggctgtgccccagagAGCAGAAGAGGGTTTGGTTTGCAGATGGTATTCTGCCAAACGGCGAGGTGGCAGACACAGCAAAGCTGTCCTCAGGAGCAAAGAGGTCACAGGAATCCAGCCCAGAGAGCACAGACCTGCCCGAGACGCCCACG GCTGCAAACCCAGAGGAAGATGACCTGGTAACTGATGTGAATCAAAAACTGAGGGAAGATAAGATGACAAGGATGGAGGAATTACATCCTTCTGTACCTTCAGAGGGTGCAGAGCAGGCCACGCCTGGCCACAGTGAGGTGGTACCTAGTGGCAGATCTGTCACTCCAGGCACTGGAGAGtgttcccctgcagcagcagaggagagcagtCCTAGTTCAGAGGGTCAGAGcacacaggctgtgcctgtCTCTGCTTCAAGCTGCAGAGCACTCTGTGGGGTGGAGAACCGGGTGCAACGAGACATCAGCCTTCTTCCTGATGGTGATCAGCTGCCTCCACTTCTGCTTGCACTGGGTGAAAAAGGGAAAG GTCTTCTGGTGGAGGAACATCCATTTCACCAAAAGGTCGCCTTGCTGCTTGGGGAAGGAGGTCCTAATCCATTGACTTTTATTCTAAATGCAAACTTGCTTGTCAATGTGAGGCTAATGACAT ATTCCTCAGAAAAGTGCTGGTGCTTCTCAACAAATGGACTGCATGGTTTGGGTCAGGCAGAAATTGTCATTCTGTTGCAGCGTTTGCCAGATGAAGATGTTTTCCCTAGTGaaatattcaaattatttcttGACATCTATAAAGATGCAATGAAAG GAAAGTTCataaaaaatatggaaaacGTTACTTTTACAGAAAGCTTTCTCAGCAGCAAAGAGCATGGTGGATTCCTGTTTGTTTCACCAACTTTTCAGGAACTTGATGATCACATTCTACCAGATAACCCTTTTCTTTGTGGCATTCTTATCCATAAGCTGGAAATACCCTGGGCAAAAGTGTTTCCAATACGTTTGATGCTGAGATTGGGAGCAGAATATGGGG CCTATCCAACTCCCATGGTAAGTGTCAGGCACCGGGAGCCGCTCTTCAGAGACATTGGACACACGATTATGAACCTGCTTGTT GACTTCAGAAATTACCAGTATACTTTGCATACCATAGACAACCTGTTTGTCCATGTGGAAATGGGTAGAAGCTGTATTAAAATACCTCTGAGGAAGCACAGTGAG GTGATGAGAGTGATCAATTCCTCTAATGAACATGTAATTAGCATTGGAGCCAGTTTCAATACCGAGGCAGACTCTCACCTGGTGTGTGTGCAGAACAAGCAGGGCCTCTATCACACACAGGCCATCAGTGCCACgggacagcccagggaag TTACAGGTGCAAGTTTTGTGGTGTTTAATGGAGCCTTAAAATCATCTTCAGGACTTTTAGCTAAATCCAGTATAGTTGAAG ATGGGCTGATGGTACAAATAACACAAGAAACCATGGAAGGCCTACGTCAGGCATTAAGAGACAAGAAGGACTTCAGGATAACCTGTGGACAAGTGGATACAGGGGACGTGAAGGAATACGTAGATATTTGCTGGgtagaaaatgaagagaaaacaaacaaagg AATTTTGAGCCCAGTTGATGGAGAATCAATGGAAGGAACTCAGAGTGAGAAAGCACCACAGTACAGAGACTTcgaaagagagggaaaagttATGAAGTGCACTGAA GTTTACCATTTTGCAAAGGATCGTGAACCCTCCAGTGCTGTTCCCCACCAGTTTGCAAGAGAGATTGCCattgcctgcagcactgctctttgCCCTCACCTTAAAACCTTGAAAAATAATGGGATGAATAAGATAGGACTCAGAGTTTCCATCGACTCAGACATG GTTGAGTACTTAGCAGGATCTGGAGGGCACCTTCTCCCACAGAACTACCTGAATGACTTGGACAGTGCTCTGATTCCTGTGATTCACAGTGGAATGTCAGATCCTACAGCTCTGCCACTGAAAATGGAATTAGTGTTTTTCATTATAGAACACCTGTCTTGA